A single region of the Azospirillum fermentarium genome encodes:
- a CDS encoding ligand-gated ion channel: MPLPVRFARVLLPALFLAAALTASGRPAVAESAASPPAAAVTPPVAEPQADAAAAPAAPADGPAEVKVGMYITQLLDFDMSKRSYYATYWLWFLHSRDGYDPHATIEIANAKSDSVKFNSLDTTKGVRWSQEKHSSVIAEDWDVVHFPFDRQKLHILIEDGQSDTSQIRFVADTHNSRIDPSLTIPGWTIEGFDLTAGDVAYQTSYGDPTISADSVYSRVVATITVKREGVRLLCSLFVGFGVAFLLSMLTFFLDFESMAGSRVGLCAAAVFAAVGNKYALDNYIPPASTFTLADVIVSSTFVAILLAALAVVGMQVTRRSYPVTARVINAVIGLATLAGFVAVNAWAIVRAAA; this comes from the coding sequence ATGCCTCTCCCGGTTCGTTTTGCCCGCGTTCTTCTCCCGGCCCTTTTCCTGGCGGCGGCTCTGACGGCTTCCGGCCGCCCCGCCGTTGCCGAATCGGCCGCCTCCCCTCCGGCGGCGGCCGTGACGCCGCCTGTGGCTGAACCGCAGGCCGACGCGGCGGCGGCCCCCGCCGCCCCCGCCGATGGCCCCGCCGAGGTCAAGGTGGGCATGTACATCACCCAGCTTCTCGACTTCGACATGTCGAAGCGGTCGTACTACGCCACCTATTGGCTGTGGTTCCTGCACAGCCGCGACGGCTACGACCCCCATGCGACCATCGAGATCGCCAACGCCAAGAGCGATTCGGTCAAGTTCAACAGCCTGGACACGACCAAGGGCGTGCGCTGGAGTCAGGAAAAGCACAGCTCCGTCATCGCGGAAGACTGGGATGTGGTGCACTTCCCGTTCGACCGACAGAAGCTGCACATCCTCATCGAAGACGGCCAGTCCGACACCAGCCAGATCCGTTTCGTCGCCGACACGCACAACAGCCGCATCGACCCGTCCCTGACAATTCCCGGCTGGACCATCGAAGGCTTCGACCTGACGGCCGGCGATGTCGCCTACCAGACCTCGTACGGTGACCCGACCATTTCGGCGGACAGCGTTTATTCCCGCGTGGTGGCGACCATCACCGTGAAGCGCGAAGGGGTCCGGCTGCTGTGCAGCCTGTTCGTCGGCTTCGGCGTGGCGTTCCTGCTGTCGATGCTGACCTTCTTCCTGGATTTCGAGTCCATGGCCGGCTCCCGCGTCGGGCTGTGCGCCGCCGCGGTGTTCGCCGCCGTGGGGAACAAGTACGCGCTCGACAACTACATCCCCCCGGCGTCCACCTTCACCCTGGCCGACGTGATCGTCTCCTCCACCTTCGTGGCGATCCTGCTGGCGGCCCTGGCGGTGGTGGGCATGCAGGTGACCCGCAGGTCGTACCCGGTGACCGCCCGCGTCATCAACGCCGTGATCGGGCTGGCGACCCTGGC